The genome window TCTCCGTATGCTTTAAAGCCATTATACTCAGGAGGATTGTGACTAGCGGTAATCACTACTCCCGCAAATGTATTTAAATAGCGTACAGCAAAAGATAATGCAGGTGTAGGACGAAGCTCTTCAAACACATAGGATTTAACTCCAAGCTTACCTACTACTTTCGCAACTTCTAGGGCAAATTCTGGAGATTGATGACGAGAATCATACGCTACAGCTACCCCGCGCTTCATCGCTTCTTCTCCTTGCTCTACTATGTATTTCCCTAATCCTTCTGCTGCTTTACGAACAGTATAAATATTCATGCGATTAATACCAGGTCCTAGTTCTCCACGCATACCGCCTGTACCAAATTCTAAATGTTTATAAAAACTGTCCTCCAGCAACTTATCAGATGTTTGTAATTCTGTTAGTTGCGTTTTTAAGTTCGCTTCTAATCCTGCAAAACTTGTCCACTTTTCTACGATCTCTTTATAAGCCATTGTCGCTGTTCTCCCACCTTTAAATTAATTAACCATATATCTTTACATTACCTAAAATATGTATATAAGTAAAGATTTTTTCAAAACCATTCTTGTGGAACACTCTTCACCAATTAGGTCGTAGTTCCTATCCCAATAAGATTCCTAGATCCATTTCACGCACATCATTTTTGTCTCCACATCTTTGACAGCGGGCCGTTTTCTCCATAGACTGGATCAGCAGCTGGAAAAAATGCACTTTCAATCTCTTCCTGTACACCATCTAAGTCTTTCTCTACATCTGTTTTTATATTATAATCTTCCCCATTTGGATATGCACCGATCACTTCAAATTCTGGAGAGGCAGATAATTTCTTATGACCAGTTCCTGCAGGAAGCAATAAGACATCACCACTCTTTACAATAAGCTTGGATCCACCTTCTCCGCCTATTTGTAATAAAGCAGAGCCTGTTTTTATCCCAGAACTTCATGGGCATTGCTGTGATAATGATGATAGGAGAATACTCCTCCTGACCAGGTATTTTTCCAATTATTTTGCTGAAAGACCTTTTCCATTTCGTCTTCCTTATTCTCCATAGCCCTTTTATAATGAAGTGCTGGGAGATAAGGATGATTGGGTATATATCTATTCTGTTCGAAATAATACATTGTAATATCTGGATTCCCCATGGATGCACACCTCTTTGTCAATTGATATTACTGTATACCCCTCTTCTTCCTAAATCATTCCTACAGTTATTGATAGAAGCAACAAAACCATTAATTCAAATAATTACCTCTTTTCTTTTTATTCCGACTTTTGAATTTTCTACTAAAAACAAGCAAATTTCCGTCGATAATATTCAAGGTATCTTTTAATTTTGATATATGAGGATTATTTACATTAAAAAAAGGAAGGCGAACAGTATGAAAATTTCCATCAGGTATAAATTATTAGCAAGCTTTCTGATTGTTTCTATTTTATTTATGATTCTGTCCTATTATTCTTATAAAAGTACAAAAGAAACAGTAGAAACTTATGATTATGTAATTGAAACCGTAACAGAATTACGCTCTATTTCTGAACAAATACAGACAAATGCAGCTAGAGAAATTTCAAACTTAAGGGGTTATTTTGTTTATAGAACTGATGCCTATAAAAATAGAGTAAATGGCGCAAGCACAAATATTGATACGCTTGTTAACACTGGGATAGAAATCTCTACTGAGGCAGAAACAGTAAAGCGATTAAAGGATATACAGACTTTAAACAAAGAACTTACTCATAAGGCGAATGCATTGATGAATAGTAATAACCCTTCTCCATCTGCTTTAGATGAGATTACGACATTATCTGACAGCTTATCTGATCAAACGGAAGCTTTTAATATTTGGCTGACCCATGATATTTTGAATCCAGAGGTTGAAAGAGCTCATACAGATTCTGAACAAAGAATGATGCTGGTACTTATTTTTAGTGTATTAGTTACGTTGCTATCTATCGTAATGGGTTTCCTTCAATCAGCTCTTATTATGAAACCAATTCAGTATTTAAAAACAAATATGCAAAAAGTCGCAAAAGGGAACTTACACACAGCAAAATCCCCAATAAAATCCAGAGATGAAATTTATCAATTAAATGAAGCTTTTGAACAAATGAAAGAGAATTTAGCAAAAATGATTGTTAACATGACAGAAAGCTCAAATCTGGTAGCAGCATCTGCAGAGCAATTAAATGAAAGTGCAGAACAATCAAGCAATGCGTCTGCAGCAATTGCTTCCTCTATTCAGGCAATTGCTGCTAGCAATGAACATGCAATTGTTAAAATATCTGGCAATACGCTTGCCTTAGATTCAATTTTAACCGGAGTAGAGGCGATTAAGGATCGTTCTTTGCATGTGTCTGCCTTATCACAAGCTGCCTTTACAAATGCAGAAAAGGGCACAAAACAAATCGAAGATAATTTAACACAAATGAAATTCATTTATGACTCTGTACAACGTTCCAATACGATTATTGCTTCTTTAGCTGACCGATCACAAGAAATAGGAAAAATGATTGAGTTAATAAGTAATATTGCCGAGCAAACAAATTTATTAGCATTAAACGCGGCTATTGAGGCGGCTAGAGCAGGAGAAAACGGCAAAGGCTTTGCCATTGTAGCCGATGAAGTTCGTAAATTAGCGGAGCAGTCTCAAGCTTCCGCACAAGATATTTCCCAATCTTTACATGGAATTCAGCAGGATACATCCGACGCAGTCACCATGTTAAATGAGACAATGGATCGAGCGAAGAACGGAGTAACTATTTCAACAAATACGGTTGAATCCTTCTCGACCATTGTGTCCAACACTCAAAAGGTGGCCCCAGAAATAGAAGAGGTTGCCCAAACAGTTGCTACCATCACAATACAGATTAAAGATGTGGTCGAGGTTGCAAATGAAATTACCCTTCTTGCTAAAGAAAATGGAAATAGTACAGAAGAAGTTGCCGCTTCTACAGAAGAACAATCAGCATCGATGGAAGAAATTAAAGCTTCTGCTGAATCCTTATCCAGCATGGCAGATGAATTAATGAAAATTGTGTCTCAGTTTAATAGTGAAAACTAAATTTTTTTGAAGCAAGAAGACCCGAAAAGTTAGCGTAAAAATTACTTTTCGGGTGTTTTTTTGAGGGGAATGGAATAATGATTTGTGGTTTGGCTGATTTCCTGTCCCGGTTGGCTGATATTTTTTTACTTTGGCTGATTTCCTGCCCCAGTTGGCTGATATTTTCTTACTTTGGCTGATTTCCTGCCCCGGTTGGCTGATATTTTCTTACTTTGGCTGATTTCCTGCCTCGGTTGGCTGATATTTTCTTACTTTGGCTGATTTCTCGCTCCGGTTGGCTGATATTTTTTTACTTTGGCTGATTTCCTGCCCCGGTTGGCTGATATTTTTTTACTTTGGCTGATTTCCTGCTCCGGTTGGCTGATATTTTTTTACTTTGGCTGATTTCCTGCCCCGATCGGCTGATATTTTTCTACTTTGGCTGATTTCTCGCTCCGGTTGGCTGATATTTTTTTACTTTGGCTGATTTCCTGCCCCAGTTGGCTGATATTTTTTTACTTTGGCTGATTTCCTGCCCCGGTTGGCTGATATTTTCTTACTTTGGCTGATTTCTCGCTCCGGTTGGCTGATATTTTTTTACTTTGGCTGATTTCCTGCTCCAGTTGGCTGATATTTCTTACTTTGGCTGATTTCCTGCTCCGGTTGGCTGATATTTTCTTACTTTGGCTGATTTCTCGCTCCGGTTGGCTGATATTTTCTTACTTTGGCTGATTTCCTGTCCCGGTTGGCTGATATTTTTTTACTTTGGCTGATTTCCTGCCCCAGTTGGCTGATATTTTCTTACTTTGGCTGATTTCTCGCTCCGGTTAGCTGATTCCCTCCTATTTCCCCTGATTCCCCGGTGTATTTGACTAATTTCTCGCTACTTTTAGCCAAAATCACCATTCATTTCATCGAGTATTCCCTATAAATATTAATTTTTCATCCTTCTTCCACTCCTCACTCCTCCTTCTTTTTTCTCCAGACAGAATAAACAAAATAAATAGCAATTAATACCAGAAGAACAAATAAAAGCAGAAATAAATAGTGAAAGCCTAACATGACTGCCTCAAATTCCGAGCGTCTTGTATCATTCATCCAATCAGTAATCGTTCCATCTAACCACATATTCATAAAAGTAATCGCTAGCGCTGTCCCGATTACCATTCCAATATTTCTTAGCAAGGCAATAGTACTGCTCATCATTCCTAAGAATTGTAAGGGAACATATAGCATCATTATGCTGTAATTGGGCGATGTTAAGATCCCCATCGAGAACCCCAATAAACAAAGCAATATGATTAATGTAGGTAAGGATGTCCCAGGAGATAGGAAGCTCAGCCCAAGCATCGTTATACATAAAAGCCCTAAACCAACTAGGACTACCTTTTCTCCCCCAAACCGGTCTGCTAACGATCCACTAATAGGACCAAGTACTGCCAGAAGCAATGGATAACACATTAATAAAAGTCCTGACTGCTCAGCAGAAAAGCCTAAAACACCTCGTAAATAAAAAGGTAATATAACAGTCGAAGCAAATGCTGCACAATAGCTTGTCATTAAGATTAATCCACCGGCTTTCACAATGGGGGAAGAGAAAATCGATGGTTGGATAAACGGGTGCTCCTCCTTCTTACTATGGAAGAAAAAGAAAAGAAAACAGGCAACACTAACACAGGCAATCCCTAATAAATAGATCTTATAAGCTCCCTCGCCAATCGAGTTGAGAACAAAAACAAAGGAAACAATCCCTATCCCAAAATAGATACTGCCTTTGTAATCAAAGCTAGAATGTTCAAAATGGCGGTCAATTGGAACAAATTTCTGTGCTAAAAAATAGGCTCCAATACTTATTGGAACAACAGTCCAAAATAAGATATGCCAAGAAAAGGATTCGATAAAAAATCCACCAACAGAGGGACCTAATAATGCTCCGATTCCGACAGATGTACTGATAATCCCAAGGGCTTTTCCTCGATGTTTCTCAGGATAAACATCTGTCACAATTGCCATATTAACTGCTTGAAGCATTGCTGCCCCACTACCTTGGATTACTCTAGCAATAATCAACATAGGAATATTGAAAGACAGGGCGGATCCACATGCTCCCGCCGCAAAAACTAAATAGCCAAGATTATGTATACGCTTCTTTCCAAACTGATCTGCTAGTTTCCCCATCAACGGTAAAAACAACATAATCGCCAATAGATAGCCATTGACAATCCATTGGGTAACAGAAAGCTTTGCCGAAAAATCAATGGATATATCGGTTAAGGCAATATTGACAAATCCAGCAGAAAAGTGGGACAAAAAAGCACCCGTACAAACAGATAGCAGTAAAAGTATGGATTGGAATTTTTGGCTCGAGGCTGATGGTTCTTTTCTTACTTCTAAAAAACTCAGCTTATTTTTTGTCATTTAAATCATCCTTTATGCTATGCATTCAAATCGAAAGAGGAGGAATGAGAGTATTATAAACTTCTCCCCCGTTTCCTCCAATCAAGCTATTCTCTTTCTACTGAAGAGCATGAATAGATTTAACCACTTCTTTACTGGTGGCAACTGTACCAAAAAACTGGTTAATGGTTTGCAAGGTCATCTCATGTGCCTCTTTTGAGAAGGCTGCCGTACAATCTGATAAGAAAATAACATCATAATCCAGCATAAAACCATCTCTTGCTGTTGATTCCACACATATATTTGTGCTAACACCTGCCATTAACAGCGTCTCAATTTTTAATGCTCTCAGAACAGAATCCAATCTTGTATTAATAAATGCACTATATCTATGTTTTATTACGATAACATCATTCTTCTCTGGTTCCAATTGATAAAATTCTGCTCCCCATGTATCCTTTCGGCAAAGCCCCTTCTGATTTTTTCCCTTTAGTCGCTTAATCCACGTTTCTGAATCTGTGCTGTCCTCATGAATTGTTTGTATATAAATAATCGGCACATTTATATCTTTCATCGAAGCGATCATGTCTTTTAGATTTGGCATCATTTCATCTACCATAGATACATCTAAATCCTGCTGAGCTAAGCTTCCTTCTTTATGACAATAATCATTTTGAACATCAACAATTAGTAATGCAGTATGTTTGGGATTCCATTCTAGTTGATTCATCAGCCTCATCCTTTCGTGTTAAATTTATACCTTCCTGTATTCTTTTGCATTC of Niallia circulans contains these proteins:
- a CDS encoding cysteine hydrolase family protein, producing MNQLEWNPKHTALLIVDVQNDYCHKEGSLAQQDLDVSMVDEMMPNLKDMIASMKDINVPIIYIQTIHEDSTDSETWIKRLKGKNQKGLCRKDTWGAEFYQLEPEKNDVIVIKHRYSAFINTRLDSVLRALKIETLLMAGVSTNICVESTARDGFMLDYDVIFLSDCTAAFSKEAHEMTLQTINQFFGTVATSKEVVKSIHALQ
- a CDS encoding methyl-accepting chemotaxis protein, which encodes MKISIRYKLLASFLIVSILFMILSYYSYKSTKETVETYDYVIETVTELRSISEQIQTNAAREISNLRGYFVYRTDAYKNRVNGASTNIDTLVNTGIEISTEAETVKRLKDIQTLNKELTHKANALMNSNNPSPSALDEITTLSDSLSDQTEAFNIWLTHDILNPEVERAHTDSEQRMMLVLIFSVLVTLLSIVMGFLQSALIMKPIQYLKTNMQKVAKGNLHTAKSPIKSRDEIYQLNEAFEQMKENLAKMIVNMTESSNLVAASAEQLNESAEQSSNASAAIASSIQAIAASNEHAIVKISGNTLALDSILTGVEAIKDRSLHVSALSQAAFTNAEKGTKQIEDNLTQMKFIYDSVQRSNTIIASLADRSQEIGKMIELISNIAEQTNLLALNAAIEAARAGENGKGFAIVADEVRKLAEQSQASAQDISQSLHGIQQDTSDAVTMLNETMDRAKNGVTISTNTVESFSTIVSNTQKVAPEIEEVAQTVATITIQIKDVVEVANEITLLAKENGNSTEEVAASTEEQSASMEEIKASAESLSSMADELMKIVSQFNSEN
- a CDS encoding MFS transporter, with the translated sequence MTKNKLSFLEVRKEPSASSQKFQSILLLLSVCTGAFLSHFSAGFVNIALTDISIDFSAKLSVTQWIVNGYLLAIMLFLPLMGKLADQFGKKRIHNLGYLVFAAGACGSALSFNIPMLIIARVIQGSGAAMLQAVNMAIVTDVYPEKHRGKALGIISTSVGIGALLGPSVGGFFIESFSWHILFWTVVPISIGAYFLAQKFVPIDRHFEHSSFDYKGSIYFGIGIVSFVFVLNSIGEGAYKIYLLGIACVSVACFLFFFFHSKKEEHPFIQPSIFSSPIVKAGGLILMTSYCAAFASTVILPFYLRGVLGFSAEQSGLLLMCYPLLLAVLGPISGSLADRFGGEKVVLVGLGLLCITMLGLSFLSPGTSLPTLIILLCLLGFSMGILTSPNYSIMMLYVPLQFLGMMSSTIALLRNIGMVIGTALAITFMNMWLDGTITDWMNDTRRSEFEAVMLGFHYLFLLLFVLLVLIAIYFVYSVWRKKKEE